AGTTGGAAGACAATGAGCCAGGCCGCGTGGTCGGCGATGAACTGGCGTATCGGTTCGACCAGGTGCATGCGCAGGTTGTCCCACATGAGCACGATCGGGCGGCCGAGCTGGATGTGTGCTCTGACCAGCAGGTCGCGCCAGCCGATGCCCTTCGGCTCGCCTTTGCGGCCCCGGTACTCGCGGACCGAGTAGAACATCCGGGACCGCTTGCCCGGCTTGTAGCAGGTCAGCCCGGTCATGGACACCCGGCCTGATCCTCGGCCGCGCACCCTCGCCACCGGCGTGCGGCCCTTGCGTCCCCAGGTTCTCGCGCGCGGCGGCGTCATCGACTGGCCGGCTTCGTCGCTGAGTAGGCCCGGGGCGCGGTGCCGGGATTGCTCCCGGCCCGTTTCCCCGGACCTCTCGCCGAACCCGCCGTGCGCCTCTCGACGCAACGGGCTCTCCACGGTCTCTGCCGTCAGGTTGTCGTGCTGGTCCAGGGGTTGGGAATCGTGTTGCCGCGGTAGCGAT
The window above is part of the Kitasatospora sp. NA04385 genome. Proteins encoded here:
- a CDS encoding transposase — its product is MAADQRGRDRVAEDQRDPGHPVSLPRQHDSQPLDQHDNLTAETVESPLRREAHGGFGERSGETGREQSRHRAPGLLSDEAGQSMTPPRARTWGRKGRTPVARVRGRGSGRVSMTGLTCYKPGKRSRMFYSVREYRGRKGEPKGIGWRDLLVRAHIQLGRPIVLMWDNLRMHLVEPIRQFIADHAAWLIVFQLPSYSPDLNP